A window of Auraticoccus monumenti contains these coding sequences:
- a CDS encoding L-idonate 5-dehydrogenase: protein MRALTIHGKQDLRLEDHPVPEPGPGQVRVAVAYVGICGSDLHYHHDGANGAFVITEPLVPGHELSGTVDLDPSGRLAVGTPVTVHPARFGTPVPGLEDARHLWPGGSYLGSASTQPHTQGGLAEYLVVDTEMLRELPADLPLTRAALAEPLAVGLHGITRAGGVAGARVLVSGAGPIGLLTAFAARALGASRVSVCDVVPEPLARATALGVDETILLGSAEVPGDAYDVVFECAGVPASISTAIAAVRPRGVVAQVGMLPNTAVPVLLAPLIAKEARLVGSFRFDDEIGEAVRLLQADPAVEAVITHVFASQDADEAFTTARDSRASGKVLIGLRPTG from the coding sequence GTGCGCGCACTCACCATCCACGGCAAGCAGGACCTACGGCTGGAGGACCACCCGGTGCCCGAGCCGGGTCCCGGGCAGGTCCGGGTCGCGGTCGCCTACGTGGGCATCTGCGGCTCGGACCTGCACTACCACCACGACGGCGCCAACGGGGCCTTCGTGATCACCGAGCCGCTGGTGCCCGGTCACGAGCTCTCCGGCACCGTCGACCTCGACCCGAGCGGCCGGCTGGCGGTGGGCACCCCGGTGACCGTGCACCCGGCGAGGTTCGGCACCCCGGTGCCCGGTCTGGAGGACGCGCGGCACCTGTGGCCGGGTGGCTCCTACCTCGGTTCGGCCTCCACCCAGCCGCACACCCAGGGCGGTCTGGCCGAGTACCTCGTGGTGGACACCGAGATGCTCAGGGAGCTGCCGGCGGACCTGCCGCTGACCCGGGCGGCCCTGGCCGAGCCGCTCGCCGTCGGCCTGCACGGGATCACCCGGGCCGGTGGCGTCGCCGGTGCCCGGGTGCTGGTGAGCGGGGCCGGGCCGATCGGGCTGCTGACCGCCTTCGCGGCCAGGGCGCTGGGTGCGTCCCGGGTGAGCGTCTGCGACGTGGTGCCCGAGCCGCTGGCCCGTGCCACCGCGCTGGGGGTGGACGAGACGATCCTGCTCGGCAGCGCGGAGGTGCCGGGCGACGCCTACGACGTGGTCTTCGAGTGCGCCGGCGTGCCCGCCTCGATCTCCACCGCCATCGCCGCGGTGCGTCCGCGCGGGGTCGTCGCGCAGGTCGGGATGCTGCCCAACACGGCGGTGCCGGTGCTGCTGGCGCCGCTGATCGCCAAGGAGGCCCGCTTGGTCGGCTCCTTCCGCTTCGACGACGAGATCGGCGAGGCCGTCCGGCTGCTGCAGGCCGACCCCGCGGTCGAGGCCGTCATCACCCACGTGTTCGCGAGCCAGGACGCCGACGAGGCCTTCACCACCGCCCGGGACAGCCGGGCCTCGGGCAAGGTGCTGATCGGGCTGCGCCCCACCGGCTGA
- a CDS encoding SDR family oxidoreductase has product MTTPLFDLSGRLALVTGSARGLGHALALGLAQAGADVVVHGRDETATAEAAARIATGTGVTTHPVCFDVTDADAVREQLGALIERVGVPDVLVNNAGMQHRAPFNEFPTGQWDRLISTNLSSVFYVSQPVTAAMAERGTGGKVINIGSAMSALARQSIAPYTASKGGVAMLTKGMAADLARFDIQVNAISPGYFASEMNKDLWSDPEFDGWLKARTPAGRWGRFEELVGAAVFLSSPASSFVSGQNLHVDGGLTSVV; this is encoded by the coding sequence ATGACGACGCCCCTGTTCGACCTCTCCGGCCGGCTCGCCCTCGTGACCGGCTCCGCCCGCGGCCTCGGTCACGCACTGGCCCTCGGTCTGGCCCAGGCCGGCGCCGACGTCGTGGTGCACGGACGCGACGAGACCGCCACCGCCGAGGCGGCCGCCCGCATCGCCACCGGGACCGGGGTGACCACGCACCCGGTCTGCTTCGACGTGACCGACGCCGACGCCGTCCGCGAGCAGCTGGGCGCGCTGATCGAGCGGGTCGGCGTCCCCGACGTGCTGGTCAACAACGCCGGCATGCAGCACCGGGCGCCCTTCAACGAGTTCCCGACCGGGCAGTGGGACCGGCTGATCAGCACCAACCTGTCCTCGGTCTTCTACGTCTCCCAGCCGGTCACCGCCGCCATGGCCGAGCGGGGCACCGGCGGCAAGGTGATCAACATCGGCTCGGCGATGTCGGCCCTGGCCCGGCAGAGCATCGCCCCGTACACCGCCTCCAAGGGCGGGGTGGCGATGCTGACCAAGGGGATGGCCGCCGACCTGGCCCGCTTCGACATCCAGGTCAACGCCATCTCCCCGGGCTACTTCGCCTCGGAGATGAACAAGGACCTGTGGAGCGACCCCGAGTTCGACGGCTGGCTGAAGGCCCGCACGCCGGCCGGGCGCTGGGGCCGGTTCGAGGAGCTGGTCGGCGCCGCGGTGTTCCTCTCCTCCCCGGCCTCCTCCTTCGTCTCCGGCCAGAACCTCCACGTCGACGGTGGACTCACCTCCGTCGTCTGA